One region of Malania oleifera isolate guangnan ecotype guangnan chromosome 6, ASM2987363v1, whole genome shotgun sequence genomic DNA includes:
- the LOC131158693 gene encoding disease resistance protein RPS5-like: MDDRVSSLGIYGMGGVGKTTLAMHIHDELLKNRYGYVYWITVSQQSSIYKLQDDIAKVLCLENLPLGGKERQKRAAILFRALENRKKTALIFDDVWEHFNLKIVGIPNGPDGPKLILTARSLLVCRQMGSQETIKVEPLSNEEAWELLMEELKPYDKLSPDVKDAAMSMGKECRGLPLGIITMARSMRGVNDIHKWGTVVKELRESKSGRPDMEEEVFSIFRISYGRLKDPIVQHCFLYGALFPEDSVMKREKLMRYFVAEGLIDRMDSR; the protein is encoded by the coding sequence ATGGATGACAGGGTGTCCAGCCTTGGCATCTATGGAATGGGGGGAGTTGGGAAAACCACACTTGCAATGCATATCCATGATGAACTCTTAAAGAATcgttatggttatgtttattggATTACCGTATCTCAACAATCCAGTATTTACAAATTGCAGGATGACATTGCCAAAGTACTGTGCCTAGAAAATCTTCCTTTGGGGGGGAAGGAGAGGCAAAAAAGGGCTGCCATTTTGTTCAGAGCATTGGAAAACAGGAAGAAAACGGCGCTAATTTTTGATGATGTGTGGGAGCATTTTAACCTGAAAATTGTTGGGATACCTAATGGGCCAGATGGGCCTAAGTTGATTCTAACTGCTCGATCATTATTGGTGTGTCGCCAGATGGGTTCCCAAGAAACAATCAAAGTTGAGCCTCTTTCAAATGAAGAAGCTTGGGAGCTACTTATGGAAGAACTCAAGCCTTATGACAAACTATCTCCAGATGTGAAAGATGCTGCTATGTCCATGGGTAAAGAATGTAGGGGTTTGCCACTTGGGATTATCACAATGGCAAGAAGCATGCGAGGAGTCAATGACATTCACAAATGGGGGACTGTTGTGAAGGAATTGAGAGAATCAAAGTCAGGGAGACCTGATATGGAAGAGGAGGTCTTCTCTATATTTAGAATCAGCTATGGTCGCCTGAAGGATCCAATAGTGCAGCATTGTTTCTTATATGGCGCACTATTTCCCGAAGACAGTGTAATGAAAAGAGAGAAATTGATGAGGTACTTTGTTGCAGAGGGACTGATAGACAGAATGGACAGTAGGTAG